ttttaaaaaataccattttgctacagtaccatcttagtagaattgtaaaatattttacaactaCTACTCCAAGTAATGGTTAATTTTTGTTGGTTGATGGTATAAAATACCATTTTGGGGGTTTTATAAccccaatactaatgctcttgggacatacattagtaaactattttaagaaaaattttatgaaaaaataaaaaaaaagtgattaaatGTTTTACcgctttttcaatttttcataaaaatttttctaaaatgaataattaatgtaAGACTAGACTCATATTTTAATTGAAActttaaatatagaatagaatTCAACtaacaataatttattatacCTAACAGTTAAACTTTATTTGTTGagtattaagaaatttaaaattcaagttcAGCTGGAATTCTATTTCTAAAGGTATcaagtaatttaaaaataaaattcaatatattattttaattattttgattatatGTTGCATGACGGGTACAAACTACTGctccaaaaaaatgaaaaaaaaaaaacacacacacacattgaaAAAgccaaaacaactaaaacaaaTCCCAAACAGCGTAAAGTTGCATGTATGCCCATCACGCACCTAAGCCCCCCACCCTCTTTCTCTCCCAACTTCACCACGCCATTGAAGCAACCAGATTCAAGCAAAAAACCAATCTTCCCATTTACAAAAAACCCTAATCCCATGCGATTTCAAACACAAACTACCGAAATCAAACATCTTCTAATCCTAATTCGGCAATGAATTTACCGTAATTCACCAAAAAAACCCACACTCACCGGCactttttcaagaaaaaatagcAGAGCGAGAGACcgcgtggtttttttttttggttgtgaacAGAAAATGCCAAGCGTAGCTGTGAAACTATACAGCGTGTTCTTTAAGTTCCTCTTGAAGCATCGGTTGCAGAATCGGATCCAATCCCCGCCCGACGAATCCAACCCGTTCGGCGTTACATCCCGACCCGAAGAAACCGTCGCCGCTGCCAACCCTTCTTTTACAGACGGTGTCGCCACGAAAGATATCCATATTGATCCTTTCACTTCTTTAACTATTCGGATCTTCCTTCCGGACTCGGCTCTCAACCCGCCCGAACCCGATTCGAGAAGTAACAACCATAATTATCCTCCTAGACCTAAATTCCGATCCAATCATACTAAAGGAGCCGATCCGGATCAAGGAGTCGGATCCAATCGCACTTTTCGCCGTAATAGCTATGGTCCTCCGAACGTTACTTTGAGCCCTAGCGAAGAGCCTAGAAGGAATAGCTACGGTTCCTCCAATGACATGGAAGGTTTGAATTTGATGTCGAcctccgccgccgccgctgGAGGTGCTTACAGAGGCTACTCTCCGTCGCCGGATAATCGCCGGAAACTTCCGGTTATGTTGCAATTTCACGGCGGAGGGTGGGTCAGCGGGAGTAACGATTCGGCCGCGAACGATTTGTTCTGCCGGAGGATCGCGAAGCAATGCGACGTCATCGTCGTGGCGGTTGGATACAGGCTCGCGCCGGAGAATCGGTATCCGGCGGCTTTTGAGGACGGTTTGAAGGTGTtgaattggttggggaagcagGCGAATTTGGCCGAGTGTAGTAAGTCGATGGGGAACGCGAGAGGCGGCGGAGGTGGCGGTGGTGGCGGCAACAACGAGTTTAAGAAGTCACATATCGTGGACACATTCGGGGCTTCGATGGTGGAGCCGTGGTTGGCGGCGCACGGAGATCCATCAAGGTTACACTTTTGATCTCATTGtgcaattttatttcttttggaatTGGATGCtgtattgtttaaaaaatcgaTATGATTGGTGAATTTCATGTTATATGCTGCAAAAGATGATAAAATTAGATGGGATTTTGATTCATATTATTGATTTCCTCTTCATAATACGGTATGTAGACCTACTGTAAATGTGAGCTACGATGATGGGGTTCAACAATGCAGATCAATGGTTGAAATCGTAGGGTGGTACTGTTGAGTGTTTCTTGCGTATATTGCAAGTTTAGAATGGAGTTTATTTGAATGTGTCGATGAGCAGATTCAATTATAAAATTGTAAACAAGGCTTACTTTGGTTTTCTAAAGGAAGAAAACCATTGACATGTCATGCCAGTGATTAAATTAGGATACCTAATCATTTAGAGAAAGGTGATGCATGTTGCATCTGAGGTTTAGTGTTTGTGACATTGTTCTCAAGATTGTAATTGGTGGAGATGTCTCATTTGGGTCTATGACTCTATTTGGTGAGCTGGTTGTTAGTCTGTCACTGGCTTAGGCTACCATGCACCAGTGGGAGTTAGCACAATTTGAGATTAGTGCAggcttttgtttgtttctaattttatgAGTTTGGTTTTTAACAAGTTAGGGGGTTCAGTTCCGGAGTGGTGGTTGTTTGTTTCCATCTACATTTCATATATTAACTAGTTAGTTTAATTTACAAATGGTAAAGCATGAAAGAATTGCAAGGGAATGGTAATCCCAGGCAGAATATGGAGAAAAAGAGTCTTAGTTTGAGGGCCCTTTCAGGAGCCATTATTCCAGGTTTCTAACTTTTTTGTTAGATAAACACATTTTTGCTGCTTTCTATTTTAACTTCGGGCTGGGGATGACCTTGTCCTAAGAAGGAAACCAGGCACTTAGGTTTGGTAAGAGAGCACTATAGCTACCTTTTGTTTTGCTCATGACTGATGCATCATGGTTTGTTGAAAGCAATTTACAGAGGATAATGTTATGTCATGCCTTCTTGTGCCTTTTGCATGAATTATTGTGAgataaaaagagaacaaacaaTTGCTTATTTAGTTGAACAAATCATGTATATGAAAAACTCACaggtcttttaattttttgggaaaaatattCGCAAGGCCACTAATACATTTGAGATATCATTTTAGTTGTTATAGAATTGAGTTTGTAACCCATGATTAGTTTGATGAGGATATTTTCTTAAACTAAGCATTATGATGCGTATTTTTCCATCATAGTAGAAGCACAACATAATTAATACCCAAATTCAAGGTTCTTGTGAAAGTGGCTATTAGGATTGAGAGTTCTCTTCAGGATATTCTATAGATGGTTTTCTGTAGGGAGCTTGTCCTTGCAAGTCTTTTCTATGGTTCTTTAGTTTTTCAAATGCACGTAATTCCCTCCTTGAGTTTCAAATGTAGTTCTTATGGAATTTCAGCTTTGTCTCGCTAGTAATGATATGCTAAAAATTGGAACTTGTTTATACTCCCCTTGATTCAAAATGCCCTGACATCTCCCTCTTTTTTCAGATAGGTTGAATTAACTTTAAAGCATATCAAAGATCATTGACATTGAACTCCTTTTATCATATGTTAGTACTATCCCTGTGCATTGCAtggatttattaaaaatcatatgtAATGTTTTACTGTGCAGTTTGTAATACTTACATTGAACCACGTAGTGAATGCACAATGTAagacccaacttttattattaaaaacataaaaaaaaaaagaagagatatcCTTGCCTTTTTTAGATATATGATGATTTTGGCTTTCTTGAagttattgctttcttttcttaatcATAAACGGTAAATTGAAGAATACAGCTGCAAAACATACTTGAATTTTGTATAAGGGAGAATCATTTGAGATAGTTTGTTCATGTGTAGATGTACAGCCTTTTAAAACTTCACATTTTCCtgctttttctcactttttcaaatttttttatggcaCAAGTATACTTTAACACACTTTCAGCATaaagttttcaataaaaaactGGATAAGCTGTTCCCAAATGGGCACAAAGACTTGATTGTTATTGTATTACTGTTAATTAGATACTGAATAGGCAGGAGATAGACAAATACAGCTtatcaaaatagaaaatttcTGGCAACTACTAACAGAAAAGACCATGTCAACGGATTGAGTATTTATCAAGATTATTCTACGCATGTCTTGTAACTTCAAATTAGTAAGTCGGTACTTGGTAGTGGTGCCCCCCTCCCCTTGGGGTCAAAACCTGTAGAAGgaaaaaggaatagaaaaagaGTTAGGTGGTATATTTCAGGCTTCCTTGTGTCCTGTTTAAAGGTATAATTCAGTTCACTTCCATTTGTTCAATCTTTCTTCCTCAAGCATGTTGGCTATTTAGGACAATTTTGGTTCCAGTATTGGTCTTTTGCATGTGCACCAAGCTGCCAACATTTAAActgtaaaaaaatgttttggatgttCTAGAGCTGCATGGTGTTGCTGTATCTTCTGGAAGTAAAGCTGGAAATTTGGATGGAATTATTGGTCAAACTGCACTTATTTGTGGTTTTGGACCCCTTTGACCATGTGCTTCTTTTGCTTGTGGGAAAAATATTCTTAAGATGTACATTAAATACAAATGGTATggtggatttggtagttttgctCCTGGACAAGGAAGCCTTTTTTGATATTCTGTACACTGCTATGTTGCTAGAGTTAGGTTAGGTATGGCATATAAGGTAACATACACAAAAATTAGCTTTTAATGCTAatacacgcacacacacacacacaagattTTAAAATTGACCCTTCTAAGCCATCTAGAAAGTTAACAACCTTTTCAAAAGAACTTGCAATGGTATTCATCAAATCTctaacttttttcatttcattgaaACAGATGTGTTCTACTTGGAGTGAGCTGTGGTGCAAATATTGCAGACTATGTAGCTCGAAAAGCTGTTGAGGCAGGCAAGCTGCTGGATCCCGTCAAAGTTGTGGCACAGGTCCTGATGTACCCATTCTTCATTGGAAGTGTCCCTACACATTCTGAGCTAAAGTTGGCAAACTCCTACTTCTATGACAAGTCTATGTGCATATTTGCTTGGAAACTATTCTTACCCGAGGAAGAGTTCAGTCTGGACCACCCAGCTGCCAACCCCCTTATCTCAGATCGGGGGCCTCCTTTAAAACTCATGCCCCCGACATTGACAGTGGTGGCAGAACATGATTGGATGAGAGATCGGGCCATTGCTTACTCAGAGGAGCTACGGAAGGTTAATGTAGATGCTCCTGTTCTTGATTATAAAGATGCAGTTCATGAATTTGCAACCCTTGACATGCTTCTAAAGACCCCACAGGCTCAGGCCTGTGCAGAGGATATTGCCATCTGGGTCAAGAAATTCATCTCACTTCGAGGTCATGAATTTTCTTATTAAGTAGGATACAAAAAATCGGGTGACATTGCAACAGGATAAtcatttctctttgttttccatTAGAAGATGAGCAAGAGTCAATACTTCACTGCCATTGCCTGGGGATTAAGATATGTTCACTTAGTATATCTGGTTCATCAAGCTGTTGGGGGGCTTGTCAGTTCCATATTTATTCATTGtcctgttttgttctttttgtaaGATAGAGAACCTGAGAGTAGGATTTAGTTGAGCCTGTGAGATGCATTTACCTTTGTTCGAGTAATGAGAGCTATATTTGGACCttcttatcaaaatttttctgtGTATTCTGATGTACTATCACTCTTCCGTAGAGTTCTATTCAATGAAATTCTGTCTCTCTTGCTGTGGGTTGGAACCATCACTGGATGGAACCCATTTTACATTTATGTCCAATCCCAATTCCCCTCCTTTTCCTCGTGAGCACTTTATTGAACCATGGGTAATTCAGAATGTGAAAGACTTTCCATTTAGAATCAAAGCAAGCAGGCAGTGACACCACCTAGGCTAATTATAAGGATTTGGGAGGTAGACTAGTAGTGAACTTCCAAGCAGTATGATTTTACCTATGAGCAATGGATGTATATTTCTTAGTGCACCTTGTTTTGCTCTATATGCTTTCTACTTGGGAGGGAGATGAGAATTCCCGTTTCAGTTATAAATATGCAATTGCACTGTAAATTGAATCCTCGGGGCTTTAATTAAGCAGTTCCCCTTTCTGGTTCCTCCACTTCTTGGATGGCTCTGGGAACAATACAAGGCATAAACTTAAGTGAAGGTACAAAAGATTCTCGTACAAGAGATGGAAGTGCCTCTGTTTCTTGGTCATGTACAATGCAGTGAAGCCAGTTTGGCTTATATGCCCCCAGTACTGGAAGCACTTGAGGGAAAGAGTTCGTATGGTGACCTTTTAGGCTATGGCTCTGGGCTTATCAGGTCATCAGTGCCTTGTGTTAATCAACTGCTTGATAATCTTTGGCACATAGCTGGTATTGCAATCTATTCTGCCCTACCTTGGCCAGAATAGAAATAATCCGGCAACAATGAAAAAGTAAATTAGATATAGAGGCCGGC
This DNA window, taken from Quercus robur chromosome 2, dhQueRobu3.1, whole genome shotgun sequence, encodes the following:
- the LOC126714700 gene encoding probable carboxylesterase 11 is translated as MPSVAVKLYSVFFKFLLKHRLQNRIQSPPDESNPFGVTSRPEETVAAANPSFTDGVATKDIHIDPFTSLTIRIFLPDSALNPPEPDSRSNNHNYPPRPKFRSNHTKGADPDQGVGSNRTFRRNSYGPPNVTLSPSEEPRRNSYGSSNDMEGLNLMSTSAAAAGGAYRGYSPSPDNRRKLPVMLQFHGGGWVSGSNDSAANDLFCRRIAKQCDVIVVAVGYRLAPENRYPAAFEDGLKVLNWLGKQANLAECSKSMGNARGGGGGGGGGNNEFKKSHIVDTFGASMVEPWLAAHGDPSRCVLLGVSCGANIADYVARKAVEAGKLLDPVKVVAQVLMYPFFIGSVPTHSELKLANSYFYDKSMCIFAWKLFLPEEEFSLDHPAANPLISDRGPPLKLMPPTLTVVAEHDWMRDRAIAYSEELRKVNVDAPVLDYKDAVHEFATLDMLLKTPQAQACAEDIAIWVKKFISLRGHEFSY